Proteins from a genomic interval of Ramlibacter algicola:
- a CDS encoding DUF4212 domain-containing protein, whose amino-acid sequence MAPDLQAHSAPAPLDGAADPLRQARSPATRRLTAALLLVWAVVTFVLAYFARDLHFTLFGWPFSFWLGAQGGLLAYLAITWAYARGMDRLDRRAAEPRQPAG is encoded by the coding sequence ATGGCGCCGGACCTCCAGGCCCACAGCGCGCCGGCGCCCCTCGACGGGGCGGCCGATCCGCTGCGCCAAGCCCGGTCACCCGCGACGCGTCGCCTGACCGCCGCGCTGCTGCTGGTCTGGGCCGTGGTGACCTTCGTGCTGGCGTACTTCGCCCGGGACCTGCACTTCACGCTGTTCGGTTGGCCCTTCAGCTTCTGGCTCGGCGCGCAGGGCGGGTTGCTGGCCTACCTGGCCATCACCTGGGCGTACGCACGCGGCATGGACCGGCTGGATCGCCGCGCGGCCGAGCCACGGCAGCCGGCCGGGTAG
- the rpsF gene encoding 30S ribosomal protein S6 produces MRHYEIVLLIHPDQSEQVPAMLERYKGMITAGGGKVHRVEDWGRRQLAYQINKLAKAHYLCLNIEAGQDVMGELEHAFRFNDAVLRHLTVQKKKADTGPSSMMKTVEREEARKAAQSEYQS; encoded by the coding sequence ATGCGTCACTATGAAATCGTGCTGCTGATCCACCCGGACCAGAGCGAGCAGGTTCCGGCCATGCTGGAGCGTTACAAGGGCATGATCACCGCCGGGGGCGGGAAGGTGCACCGGGTCGAGGACTGGGGCCGCCGCCAGCTGGCCTACCAGATCAACAAGCTCGCCAAGGCCCACTACCTTTGCCTCAACATCGAGGCCGGCCAGGACGTGATGGGCGAGCTCGAGCACGCCTTCCGCTTCAACGACGCCGTGCTGCGCCACCTGACGGTGCAGAAGAAGAAGGCCGACACCGGCCCGTCTTCCATGATGAAGACGGTCGAGCGCGAAGAGGCCCGCAAGGCCGCCCAGTCGGAGTACCAGTCGTAA
- the priB gene encoding primosomal replication protein N, whose amino-acid sequence MNQVALTARIAEASALRYTPAGLPALDLRLEHESMATEAGQRREVKAAVRAKAIGSVAEAIARQPVGSPWTFQGFLATPRNGKHPVLHIQSFEPAEPT is encoded by the coding sequence TTGAACCAGGTCGCGCTCACCGCCCGGATCGCCGAAGCCAGCGCGCTGCGCTACACCCCCGCGGGCCTGCCGGCCCTGGACCTGCGACTCGAGCACGAGTCGATGGCCACCGAGGCGGGGCAGCGACGCGAGGTGAAGGCGGCGGTCAGGGCCAAGGCGATCGGGAGCGTGGCGGAAGCCATCGCCCGGCAACCGGTCGGCAGTCCCTGGACGTTCCAGGGCTTCCTGGCCACCCCGCGCAACGGCAAGCACCCCGTACTGCACATCCAGTCATTCGAACCCGCTGAACCAACGTAA
- the rpsR gene encoding 30S ribosomal protein S18, which yields MATFKKFNKDKRPKRNTQSLLFKRKRFCRFTVAGVEEIDYKDIDTLRDFISENGKIIPARLTGTRAIYQRQLNTAIKRARFLALVPYTDQHRI from the coding sequence ATGGCCACGTTCAAGAAATTCAACAAGGACAAGCGTCCGAAGCGCAACACCCAGTCGCTGCTGTTCAAGCGCAAGCGCTTCTGCCGCTTCACCGTCGCCGGCGTCGAGGAAATCGACTACAAGGACATCGACACCCTGCGCGACTTCATCTCCGAGAACGGCAAGATCATCCCGGCGCGCCTGACCGGCACCCGCGCGATCTACCAGCGCCAGCTGAACACCGCCATCAAGCGCGCGCGCTTCCTGGCCCTGGTGCCGTACACCGACCAGCACCGCATCTGA
- the rplI gene encoding 50S ribosomal protein L9, with product MQVILLEKVVNLGNLGEIVKVKDGYARNFLIPTGQARRATEANKAEFEAKRVELEKAAAAKLAESQAQGEKLSGTTVKVTQKAGVDGRLFGSVTNFDIAEELNRLGYKVAKAQVRMPNGPIKTVGDSTVSVALHTDVVVDINVTVYGETA from the coding sequence ATGCAAGTCATCCTGCTGGAAAAGGTCGTCAACCTCGGCAACCTGGGCGAGATCGTCAAGGTCAAGGACGGGTACGCCCGCAACTTCCTGATCCCGACGGGCCAGGCCCGCCGTGCGACGGAAGCGAACAAGGCCGAATTCGAAGCCAAGCGCGTCGAACTCGAGAAGGCCGCAGCCGCCAAGCTGGCCGAGTCGCAAGCCCAGGGCGAAAAGCTCTCGGGCACGACCGTCAAGGTCACGCAGAAGGCTGGCGTCGACGGCCGCCTGTTCGGCTCCGTCACCAACTTCGACATCGCCGAGGAACTCAATCGCCTGGGCTACAAGGTCGCGAAGGCGCAAGTGCGCATGCCCAACGGCCCGATCAAGACGGTGGGCGATTCCACCGTCAGCGTCGCGCTGCACACGGACGTCGTCGTCGACATCAACGTCACCGTCTACGGCGAAACGGCGTAA
- the dnaB gene encoding replicative DNA helicase, producing the protein MSAVLTPVNDEFPRDRQVAQLRVPPHSVEAESSVLGGLLIDNGAWDRVGDLLTDGDFYRYEHRLIYAAIGTLVNGSRPADVITVYENLQSLGKAEEVGGLAYLNGLAQYVPSASNIRRYAEIVRERSILRKLVSASDEIATAAFNTQGRAVDQILDEAEQKIFNIGEEGSRMKQGFQGMDSLVVQLLDRVQEMADNPNDITGVPTGFHDLDRMTSGLQAGDLVILAARPSMGKTAFAINIAEHVALNEGLPVAVFSMEMGASQLAVRIVGSIGRIDQGHLRTGKLTDDEWPRLTEAIERLRNVSLHIDETPGLTVSELRANARRLARQCGGKLGMIVVDYLQLMSVSGGMADENRATAVGEISRGLKMLAKELGCPVIALSQLSRGVEARTDKRPMMSDLRESGAIEQDADVIMFIYRDDYYNKDSKEPGVAEIIISKQRNGPTGTCKLAFLKPLTKFESLASGGSDDF; encoded by the coding sequence ATGTCCGCTGTCCTGACGCCCGTCAACGACGAATTCCCGCGCGACCGCCAGGTCGCGCAACTGCGCGTGCCGCCCCATTCGGTGGAGGCGGAATCCAGCGTGCTGGGCGGCCTTCTGATCGACAACGGCGCGTGGGACCGAGTGGGCGACCTGCTCACCGACGGCGACTTCTACCGCTACGAGCACCGCCTGATCTACGCGGCCATCGGCACGCTGGTCAACGGCAGCCGGCCGGCCGACGTGATCACGGTCTACGAGAACCTGCAGTCGCTCGGCAAGGCCGAGGAAGTCGGCGGCCTCGCGTACCTGAACGGCCTGGCGCAGTACGTGCCCAGTGCCAGCAACATCCGCCGCTACGCCGAGATCGTCCGCGAGCGCTCCATCCTGCGCAAGCTGGTGTCTGCGTCGGACGAGATCGCCACCGCCGCCTTCAACACGCAGGGCCGCGCGGTCGACCAGATCCTGGACGAGGCCGAGCAGAAGATCTTCAACATCGGCGAGGAAGGCTCGCGGATGAAGCAGGGCTTCCAGGGCATGGACAGCCTGGTGGTGCAGCTGCTGGATCGCGTGCAGGAGATGGCGGACAACCCGAACGACATCACGGGCGTCCCCACCGGCTTCCACGATCTCGACCGCATGACGTCCGGCTTGCAGGCGGGTGACCTGGTCATCCTCGCGGCGCGTCCGTCGATGGGCAAGACCGCGTTCGCGATCAACATCGCCGAGCACGTCGCGCTGAACGAGGGCCTGCCGGTCGCCGTGTTCTCGATGGAAATGGGCGCCTCGCAGCTGGCCGTCCGTATCGTCGGCTCCATCGGCCGCATCGACCAGGGCCACCTGCGCACCGGCAAGCTCACGGACGACGAATGGCCGCGGCTCACCGAGGCCATCGAGCGGCTTCGCAACGTATCGCTGCACATCGACGAGACGCCCGGCCTCACGGTGAGCGAACTGCGCGCCAACGCGCGGCGGCTGGCGCGCCAGTGCGGCGGCAAGCTGGGAATGATCGTCGTCGACTACCTGCAGCTCATGAGCGTGTCGGGCGGCATGGCCGACGAGAACCGCGCCACGGCCGTCGGCGAGATCTCGCGTGGCCTGAAGATGCTGGCGAAGGAACTGGGCTGCCCGGTCATCGCGCTGTCGCAGCTGTCGCGCGGCGTCGAGGCCCGCACCGACAAGCGCCCGATGATGAGCGACCTGCGCGAGTCGGGCGCCATCGAGCAGGACGCCGACGTCATCATGTTCATCTACCGCGACGACTACTACAACAAGGACTCCAAGGAGCCCGGCGTCGCGGAAATCATCATCAGCAAGCAGCGGAACGGCCCCACGGGGACCTGCAAGCTGGCCTTCCTGAAGCCGCTCACCAAGTTCGAGTCGCTCGCCAGCGGCGGCAGCGACGACTTCTGA
- a CDS encoding DUF3443 family protein has product MKRSPSSSHRWLAWLLVVLLAGCGGGGGGDATTPTADTSTPPPATGIDGPVIAGANVLRVVIDSGVNKGAINVPYVTVTVCVPGSTTCLDIDHVLVDTGSTGLRLSAAAVASLALPGVTTNAGNPAAECAQFASGFAWGSVKRADIRLGSQTAPGVSVQVINDPAFPTVPPSCTNTGGDIHGNGDAKGILGVGQFVQDCGSACDIGPGVPAVYFGCPASGCGVGTVAVASQVTNPVARLPADNNGVVLVLPAVPPGGAPRVTGSLLLGIGTQANNQLGTATVMTTDARGYFSTTYNGVAYPRSFIDSGSNGFFFTDAGLPECSVSTDFYCPPTATTLTATQVGQNGASRQVEFFVEGVDPLPATTTAAHIGGDPGPSLTQSFDWGLPFFFGRSVFTAISGQQTPGGAGPYFAW; this is encoded by the coding sequence ATGAAGCGCTCGCCCTCTTCCTCCCACCGCTGGCTGGCCTGGCTGCTCGTCGTGCTGCTCGCCGGTTGCGGCGGCGGTGGGGGCGGCGACGCGACCACCCCGACGGCCGACACGTCGACGCCCCCGCCCGCGACTGGCATCGACGGACCGGTCATCGCGGGCGCCAACGTGCTGCGGGTGGTGATCGATTCCGGCGTGAACAAGGGCGCGATCAACGTGCCCTACGTCACCGTCACCGTGTGCGTGCCGGGCAGCACCACCTGCCTCGACATCGACCACGTGCTCGTCGACACCGGCTCCACGGGGCTGCGCCTGTCCGCCGCCGCGGTGGCGTCCCTCGCACTGCCCGGCGTGACGACCAACGCCGGCAATCCCGCCGCCGAGTGCGCGCAGTTCGCCAGCGGCTTCGCCTGGGGCAGCGTCAAGCGCGCGGACATCCGCCTGGGCAGCCAGACCGCGCCCGGCGTGTCGGTGCAGGTCATCAACGATCCGGCATTCCCGACCGTTCCCCCGTCCTGCACCAACACGGGCGGCGACATCCACGGCAACGGCGACGCCAAGGGCATCCTGGGCGTCGGCCAGTTCGTGCAGGACTGCGGGTCCGCGTGCGACATCGGGCCGGGCGTCCCGGCGGTCTATTTCGGCTGCCCGGCCAGCGGCTGCGGCGTGGGCACCGTTGCCGTCGCCTCGCAGGTGACCAACCCGGTGGCCAGGCTGCCCGCCGACAACAACGGCGTGGTGCTGGTGCTGCCTGCGGTGCCGCCCGGCGGAGCGCCGCGCGTCACGGGCTCCCTGCTGCTGGGCATCGGCACCCAGGCCAACAACCAGCTCGGGACGGCGACCGTGATGACGACCGATGCGCGCGGCTACTTCAGCACCACGTACAACGGCGTCGCCTACCCGCGCAGCTTCATCGACAGCGGCTCGAACGGCTTCTTCTTCACCGACGCCGGCCTGCCGGAGTGCAGCGTCTCGACCGACTTCTATTGCCCGCCGACCGCCACGACACTCACCGCGACACAGGTCGGCCAGAACGGCGCGAGCCGGCAGGTGGAGTTCTTCGTCGAGGGCGTGGACCCGCTGCCGGCCACCACCACGGCGGCCCACATCGGGGGCGACCCCGGGCCGTCGCTGACCCAGAGCTTCGACTGGGGCCTGCCGTTCTTCTTCGGGCGGTCGGTGTTCACCGCGATCTCGGGGCAGCAGACGCCCGGCGGCGCCGGGCCCTACTTTGCCTGGTAG
- a CDS encoding DUF2844 domain-containing protein, which translates to MPRFLLALAAACALPATAGLGQPAGPATAGAIVQPAATPQGAAYTRVQRTLDTGTVVTEFVDAGGTVFAVAWSGPFLPDLRALLGPSFDRLATAGTGRGRTSALSINRPDLMLVSAGHMGAFDGRAWLPPKLPAGFDTRQIP; encoded by the coding sequence TTGCCCCGATTCCTCCTCGCGCTCGCCGCGGCCTGCGCCCTGCCCGCCACGGCAGGTCTCGGCCAGCCGGCCGGTCCCGCAACCGCCGGCGCCATCGTCCAACCTGCCGCCACGCCCCAGGGCGCCGCATACACGCGCGTGCAGCGCACGCTCGACACCGGCACCGTGGTCACCGAGTTCGTCGATGCAGGCGGCACCGTGTTCGCCGTCGCGTGGTCCGGACCGTTCCTGCCGGACCTGCGCGCCCTGCTCGGCCCGTCGTTCGATCGCCTGGCCACTGCCGGCACCGGCCGCGGCCGCACCTCCGCCCTCAGCATCAACCGCCCCGACCTGATGCTGGTCTCCGCGGGCCACATGGGCGCCTTCGACGGGCGCGCGTGGCTGCCACCGAAACTGCCGGCCGGGTTCGACACCCGGCAGATCCCATGA